In Acinetobacter sp. TGL-Y2, a genomic segment contains:
- a CDS encoding FAD-binding oxidoreductase: MNAPVALTPELLTQLTAIVGENRIKTDADSLENWGRDHTKQFDPNPSVIVFPSHTEQVQAIVKLANQFNVAITPSGGRTGLSAGAVAADGEIVVSMDKMNQILEFFPADRMVRVQAGVVTEQLQNYATEQGMYYPVDFASAGSSQIGGNIGTNAGGIKVIKYGMTRNWVLGLTVVTGKGDVLRLNKGMIKNATGYALQHLFIGGEGTLGLVTEAEIKLERQPQDLQVMVLGVPDFDAIMPVLHAFQAKIDLTAFEFFGELAMQKVLDHGHVQRPFETACPFYVLLEFEAPFEPIMDKAMEIFEHCMEQGWVHDGVLSQSLDQVESLWRLREDISESIAPFTPYKNDISVLITHVPAFIQEIDAIVSDNYPDFEICWFGHIGDGNLHLNILKPADLSKDEFFAKCQVVNKYVFETVKKYDGSISAEHGVGMTKKPYLDYTRSAEEIEYMKALKLVFDPNGIMNPGKLFDL, encoded by the coding sequence ATGAATGCTCCAGTCGCTTTAACACCTGAATTACTGACTCAATTAACGGCAATTGTGGGTGAAAACCGTATTAAAACTGATGCGGATAGCCTTGAAAATTGGGGGCGTGATCACACCAAACAGTTCGATCCAAACCCGTCAGTCATCGTTTTTCCATCCCATACTGAACAGGTTCAAGCGATTGTAAAATTGGCTAACCAGTTTAATGTCGCAATTACACCCAGTGGTGGGCGTACAGGTTTGTCGGCAGGCGCTGTTGCTGCAGATGGCGAAATTGTGGTGAGCATGGACAAGATGAACCAGATTTTGGAATTCTTCCCAGCAGACCGTATGGTACGCGTTCAAGCAGGCGTGGTAACCGAGCAACTGCAGAACTATGCGACCGAGCAAGGCATGTACTATCCTGTAGATTTTGCATCGGCAGGTTCAAGTCAAATTGGCGGTAACATCGGTACCAATGCCGGCGGCATTAAAGTGATTAAATACGGCATGACCCGTAATTGGGTGTTGGGTCTGACTGTAGTTACGGGTAAGGGCGATGTGCTGCGTTTAAACAAAGGCATGATTAAGAACGCGACCGGTTATGCGCTTCAACATTTATTTATTGGTGGGGAAGGGACTTTAGGTTTAGTAACAGAAGCTGAAATCAAACTGGAACGTCAACCACAAGACCTTCAAGTAATGGTCCTAGGTGTACCTGATTTTGATGCAATTATGCCTGTACTGCATGCCTTCCAAGCGAAAATTGACTTAACGGCATTTGAGTTCTTTGGTGAACTTGCGATGCAGAAAGTGTTAGATCATGGTCATGTGCAACGTCCATTTGAAACGGCATGTCCATTTTATGTCTTGCTTGAATTTGAAGCGCCGTTTGAGCCGATTATGGACAAGGCAATGGAAATCTTTGAGCACTGTATGGAACAAGGTTGGGTACATGATGGCGTGCTCAGCCAAAGCCTAGACCAAGTGGAAAGCTTATGGCGTCTGCGTGAAGACATCTCTGAATCAATCGCGCCATTTACACCGTATAAAAATGATATTTCAGTCCTGATTACACATGTACCTGCATTTATTCAAGAAATTGATGCAATTGTGTCTGATAACTATCCTGATTTTGAAATTTGTTGGTTCGGTCATATTGGTGACGGTAACTTACATTTAAATATTTTAAAACCTGCCGATTTGTCTAAAGATGAATTTTTTGCCAAGTGTCAGGTGGTAAATAAATACGTATTTGAAACGGTGAAAAAATATGATGGTTCAATTTCTGCGGAACATGGCGTGGGTATGACCAAAAAGCCATATTTAGACTACACGCGTTCTGCTGAAGAAATTGAATACATGAAAGCGCTGAAATTGGTATTCGATCCAAACGGTATTATGAACCCGGGCAAGTTATTTGATCTTTAA